The DNA sequence tgttaaattatattttaaaattttataaaaacgaagacatcaaaaaggttttttatatcacattgttataattgataccaacatttatcttttaagacctacatgtcttaatagccagggttccttttaagaatcggaatccaatcgattcttgacgtttgaatggatccccagtccTGGTTCTCAGTCAGTTTTGATCTCTAAATACTGAGAAAACACCCAAGTTTCATCGTATTTCCCCTGAAAGAGACCAGAGCAGCAGCAGTGCATGCTgggacagcagcagcagtgcatgctgggacagcagcagcagtgcatgctgggacagcagcagtgcatgctgggacagcagcagtgcatgctgggacagcagcagcagtgcatgctgggacagcagcagtgcatgctgggacagcagcagcagtgcatgctgggacagaagcagtgcatgctgggacagcagcagcagtgcatgctgggacagcagcagcagcagtgcatGCTGGGACAGCAGCACCAGTGCATGCTGGGACAGAAGCAGTGCATGCTgggacagcagcagcagtgcatgctgggacagcagcagcagcagcagtgcatgctgggacagcagcagtgcatgctgggacagcagcagcagtgcatgctgggagttACCAGCGAAGCGGCCCAGCGGGATCCGGGTCTTCATGGTCCGGGACTTTTCTGGGTCACTCCAGCCCAGACGACCCATGTCTGTCAGAACCACGGTGGGGTTGACGCTGTTGACGCGGATCTGCAGAGAAcaggacagccaatcagagagcaggaaCTCAGAGAGCAGGAACTCAGAgagcagccaatcacagaccagGTACCTGGTGGGTCTAGAGGGTCTTAAACGGCCAGTACCTGGTACGGTCCCAGCTCCAGCGCCATCATCTTGGTCAGCATGTCCAGGGCGGCTTTGGTGGCGCCTGACGGGGAAATAAGACTATTAACTGGTTCTGTTCATGAAACCCTTTTAGTTCCTCCGTGGAACTAAACTAACTACCCCCCCCCAGGACCCCCAGGGACCCCCGGGCCCTCCCGGTACTCACAGTAAACCGTGTGGTCCTTAAGCGCCCGCTGAGACGCCTGGCTGGACACGTTGACGATGGAtcctcctgaagctctggccttcaTCCCACGAGCAACAATCTACATATCAGTTTAGAAGGGGGGGGTTAATATAAATGAAATACGTatcggcccgaatataagaccaTCCTGATTATAAAACGAACCCCcactttttcaagactcaagtttgaaaaatacaatggagtattagggccaaattacacatttttaataataaagtcaaaatttcgagaataaagttgaaatacatttcaaattttttctcaaaattgtacttgaacattaatctcaacatgttgacttttttctcaacattttgactttttcctcaaagtgcataatgaaaagtaaatcttcctctaaaatattagttttatttttctcctgcactgCCCTAATATTCGTAGTTTtgtcctggggagttaagttcagcatttaaagatatctggctccatctagcgttgtgatgGTTATAATGTCTAgagcccgaatataagacgacccccactttttcagtcttatttcaattaaatgcagaaacaccgtcttatattggGGTCGATACGGTAGAGGAAGTGTACCGATACCGATATTAGTAGCAGAGgaagtgtgtgtttatataattattataatacgGTGAGTCGTGGTGGAGGTCTGAGTGTTTTACCTGAGACACGTGAAGAACAGCCTTCACATTCACACTGAACAACCTGCAGGAGACAAGAGACACCGGTTTGgactggttcaggttctggttctggttctggttctagttcaggtcctggttctagttctggttctggttctggttctggttctggttcaggttctggtcctggttcaggttctAGTtcaggttctagttctggttctggtctgagtCTCTTACTGGTCAAAAGAGTCCGGGTCGACCTCCAGGAACGGCTGCAGGTTAGCGGTAGCCGCGTTGTTGACCAGCAGGTCCACGGGGCCGAGgtcccgcagggcccggtccgtgGCCCCCCAGTCCCCCAGGTCCAGCAGGACCGGAGTGATGGACGGAACCTGGGGACAGAAACGGGACCGGGACGGGACCGGGACGGGACCGGGACGGGACCGGGAAGGGACGGGACCGGGACGGAACCGGGACGGAACCGGGACGGGAGGAagaggcaggaagaaaatatcaGTCTTTCTCAACGTTGTTCACAAATGTTTCcgttaaaaaccaaaaacagaATCAGACTAACTTTGTTTGCACAACTGGTGCAACATAAAGTATTAAAACTAGTGtcgtcccgatcgatcggcccgatcacggcattttcataACATCGGTATCGgacaaaaaagtatcgggacattcctagttattaatgtttttaatatatattaaatcgttttatatcgttgcatttacaGTAATGTCACTTCTGGTCGgcggccggaagtgacgaagTAAGTGAATCTAACATGGTttccatgtttgaattgtgaaatgttctatctgttcatgttcattaagctgctgctattcattcattcattcattcattcattcattcattcattcattcattcattcattcattcattcattcattcattcattcattcattcattcagaatgttgcactaaggttcagcccaaaagtattttaattttcttgtgttagTGAGTTTGACTTGATGTCATTCAACTaactcttttgaagttaaatatatttatttttgttatattattctgcactttttgttttagtttataatttcatgtttttacattttgtggcaccagagctgataaaactttgttgaaataaatgtttttctccagtggacaagaaaagaaacttgggatcatttatttttattcctcttttctttttttcttttttttttttaattaactgcCAAAATGtttctgatcgggaaaaagtatcggaaatgtatcgggagccaaaaaaagtgatcggatcggggaaaatcgggatcggcagaaactcaaactcaagtgatcgggagataaaaaatcctgatcgggacaaacCTGTTTAAAACCATAAAATCTGTAGACGCAGTAGAGATGAAGCTGAAGATGAtgaaagagtgtgtgtgtgtgtgtgtgtgtgtgtgtgtgtgtgtgtgtgtgtgtgtgtgtgtatatatgtgtgtgtgtgtgtgtgtgtgtgtatgtgtgtgtgtgtgtgtgtgtgtgtgtgtgtgtgtgtgtgtgtgtgtgtgtgtgtatatatgtgtgtgtgtgtgtgtgtgtgtatgtgtgtgtgtgtgtgtgtgtgtgtgtgtgtgttgtgtgtgtgtgtgtgtgtgtgtatatatgtgtgtgtgtgtgtgtgtgtgtatgtgtgtgtgtgtgtatgtgtgtgtgtgtgtgtgtgtgtgtgtgtctgtgtgtgtgtgtgtgtgtgtgtgtgtgtgtgtgtgtgtgtgtgtgtgtgtgtgtgtgtgtgtgtgtgtgtgtgtgtatatatgtgtgtgtgtgtgtgtgtgtgtatgtgtgtgtgtgtgtgtgtgtgtgtgtgtgtgtgtgtgtgtgtgtgtgtgtgtgtgtgtgtgtgtgtgtcgtgtgtgtgtgtgtgtgtgtatatatgtgtgtgtgtgtgtgtgtgtgtgtatgtgtgtgtgttgtgtgtgtgtgtgtgtgtgtgtgtgtgtgtgtgtgtgtgtgtgattgtgtgtatgtgtgtgtgtgtgtgtgtgtgtgtgtgtgtgtgtgtgtgtgtggttgtgtgtgtgtgtgtgtgtgtttgtgtgtgtgtgtgttgtgtgtatattgtgtgtgtgtagtgtgttgtgttgtgttgtgtgtgtgtgtgtgtgtgtgtgttgtgtgtgtgtgtgtgtgtgtgtgttgtgtgtgtttagtatgtgtgtgtgtgtgtatatgtgtgtgtagtgtgtgtgtgttgtgtgtgttgtgtgtgtttgtgtgtgtgtggtgtgtgtgtgtgtgtatattgtgtgtgtgtgtgtgtgtgtgtgtgtgtgtgtgtgtgtgtgtgtgtgtgtggtgtgtgtgtgtgtgtgtgtgtgtgtgtgtgtgtgtgggtgtatatatgtgtgtgtgtgtgtgtgtgttgtgtgtgtgtgtgtgtgtgtgtgtgtgtgtgtgtgtgtgtgtgtgtgtgtgtgtgtgtgtgtgtgtgtgtatgtgtgtgtgtgtgtatatgtgtgtgtgtgtgtgtgtgtgtgtagtgtgtgtgtgtgtggtgtgtgtgtgtgtggtgtgtgtgtgtgtgtgtgtgtgtgtgtgtgtgtgtgtgggtgtgtgtgtgtgtgtgtgtgtgtgtgtagtgtgtgtgtgtgtgtgtgtgtgtatgtgtgtgtgtgtgtgtgtgtatgtgtgtgtgtgtgtgtatgtgtgtgtgtgtgtgtgtgtgtgtgtgtgtgtgtgtgtgtgtgtgtgtgtgtgtgtgtgtgtgtgtgggtgttgtgtgtgtgtgtggtggtgtgtgtgtattgtgtgtgtgtgtgtgtgtgtgtgtgtgtgtgtgtgtgtgtgtgtatgtgtgtgtgtgtgtgtgtgtgtgtgtgtgtgtgtgtgtgtgtgtgtgtgtggtgtgtgtgtcgtgtgtgtgtgtgtgtgtgtgtgtgtgtgtgtgtgtgtgtgtgtgtgtgtgtgtgtgtgtgtgtgtattgtgtgtgtgtgttgtgtgtgtgtgtgtgttgtgtgtgtgtgtgtgtgtgtgtgtgtgttggtgtgtgtgtgtgtgtgtggtgtgtgtgttgtgtgtgtgtgtgtgttgtgtgtgtgtggtgtagtgtgtgtgtgtgtgtgtgtgtgtgttgtgtgtgtgtgtgtgtgtgtgtgtgtgtgtgttgtgtgtgtgtgtgtgtgtgtgtgtgttgtgtgtgtgtgtgtgtgtgtgttgtgtgtgtgtgtgtgtgtgtgtgtagtgtgtgtgtgtgtgtgtgttgtgtgtgtgtgtgtgtgtgtgtgtgtgtgtgtgtgtgtgagtgtgtgtgtgtgtgtgtgtgtgtgtgtgtgtgtgtgtgagtgtgtgtgtgtgtgtgtgtgtgtgtatatgtggtgtgtgtgtgtgtgtgtgtgtttgtgtgtgtgtgtgtgtgtgtgtgtgtgtgtgtggtgtgtgtgtgtgtgtgtgtgtgtgtgtgtgttgtgtgtgtgtgtgtgtgtgtgtgagtggtgtgtgtgtgtgtgtgtgtgtgtgtgtgtgtgtatatgtgtgtgtgtgtgtgtgtgtgtgtgtgtgtgtgtgtggtgtgtgtgtgtgtgtgtatatgtgtgtgtgtgtgtgtgtgtgtgtgtgtgtgtgtgtgtgtgtgtgtgtgtgtgtgtagtatgtgtgtgtgtgtgtgtgagtgtatatatgtgtgttgtgtgtgtgtgtgtgtatatgtgtgtgtgtgtgtgtgtgtgtatgtgtgtgtgtgtgtgtgtgtgttgtgtgtgtgtgtgtgtgtgtgtgtgtgtgggtgtgtgtgtgtgtgtgtagtgtgtgtgtgtgtgtgtgtgtgtgtgtgtgtagtgtgtgtgtgtgtgtatgtgtgtggtgtggtgtgtatgtgtggtgtgtgtgtatgtgtgtgtgtgtgtgtgtgtgtgtgtgtgtgtgtgtgtgtgtgtgtgtgtgtggtggtgtgtatgtgtgtgtgtgtgtgtggtgtgtgtgtgtgtgtgtgtgttgtgtgtgtgtgtgtgtgtgtgtgtgtgtgtgttgtgtgtgtgtgtgtgtgtgtgtgtgtgtgtgtgtgtatgtgtgtgtgtgttgtgtgtgtgtgtgtgtgtgtgtgtgtgtgtgtgttgtgtgtgtatgtgtgtgtgtgtgtgtggtgtgtgtgtggtgtgtgtggtgtgtgtatgtgtgtgtgtgtatgtgtgggtgtgtgtgtgtgtgtgtatgtgtggtgtgtgtgtgtgtgtgtgtgtgtgtgtgtgtgtatgtgtgtgtgtgtgtgtgtgtgtgtgtatgtgtgtgtgtgtgtgtgtgtgtgtgtgtgtgtgtgtgtgtatgtgtgtgtgtgtgtgtgtgtgtgtgtgtgtgtgtgtgtgtgtgtgtgtgtgtgtgtgtgtgtgtgtgttgtgtgtgtgtgtgtgtgtgt is a window from the Cololabis saira isolate AMF1-May2022 chromosome 19, fColSai1.1, whole genome shotgun sequence genome containing:
- the dcxr gene encoding L-xylulose reductase, producing the protein MELSFAGKRALVTGAGKGIGRATAVSLASRGAKVIAVTRTQEDLDSLVEEVPSITPVLLDLGDWGATDRALRDLGPVDLLVNNAATANLQPFLEVDPDSFDQLFSVNVKAVLHVSQIVARGMKARASGGSIVNVSSQASQRALKDHTVYCDLISPSGATKAALDMLTKMMALELGPYQIRVNSVNPTVVLTDMGRLGWSDPEKSRTMKTRIPLGRFAEVDDVVNSILFLLSDQSSMTTGALLPVDGGFLAC